GTGCTTTTTTTGCGGCCTTTTTCTTCCTTTGGAAGGAGCGGGAACGCTTTGATTTTGAGGCGAGATTGTCTTATTTTAAGATCGATAAGGATATTCTTAGGATACTGGTCCGCCTGGGAATCCCTCAGGTGGTGCGGAGCCTGTTTGTACGCTTCGGCATGCTGTGGGTCAACTCCAGCGCAAACGCCTATGGCCTGGTAGTATCTGCCACCAACAGTGTAGGAAACAAGCTGCAGAAATTCCTGGAGGTATTTGTGCAGGGCATCGATACGGCATCTGCGTCTATGGTTGGCCAGAACCTTGGCGCGAGAAAGACGGACCGGGCGGGAAAGACAACTCTGTGTACCGTGGCGGCAGCCCTTGTATGTGCTGTATTTTCCGGGATGCTGTGCCTGTTTTTTCCTCATCAGATCTTTGGTATATTTACATCGGATGAACAGGTCATCGAGTTGGGGGCTGTGTTCTTAAGAATCTTTATCCTTCACTTCTTTGCCTCTGCCGTCACCGGATCGTTCCAGGCCATGGTCACGGGATGCGGGTTTGTGGAGTTGGGATTTGTCCTGGGAATTTTAGACGGCGTGATCTGTAAGGTGGGGCTGGGTATGCTGTTTATCTATGTTTTTCACATGGGCTATCTGGGATTATGGTGGGGCGTTGCCTGCTCCCGGATCCTGCCGGGCTGTATCTGTATCGCGTATTA
This portion of the Clostridium sp. AN503 genome encodes:
- a CDS encoding MATE family efflux transporter, which gives rise to MGQAVGKTKIGINLTEGPLMKSLLLFAFPIVLTNLVQQLYSMVDLIVIGQFVGSVGTVGVNTGGEVADLLSPVAMGFSTAGQIYIAQLMGAGEDGKIKKTVGTLLSFMLAAALVLGGAAILFCRPVLGLLNCPGEALGQATAYMIITALGTPFVFGYNAVCGILRGMGESRRPLYFILVAATVNIVLDLILVVVFHLEAAGTAIATTASQMGAFFAAFFFLWKERERFDFEARLSYFKIDKDILRILVRLGIPQVVRSLFVRFGMLWVNSSANAYGLVVSATNSVGNKLQKFLEVFVQGIDTASASMVGQNLGARKTDRAGKTTLCTVAAALVCAVFSGMLCLFFPHQIFGIFTSDEQVIELGAVFLRIFILHFFASAVTGSFQAMVTGCGFVELGFVLGILDGVICKVGLGMLFIYVFHMGYLGLWWGVACSRILPGCICIAYYVSGKWRTRKLLTE